The Drosophila innubila isolate TH190305 chromosome 2L unlocalized genomic scaffold, UK_Dinn_1.0 4_B_2L, whole genome shotgun sequence genome segment cacctgggtcatgagatacgggggtgtaagtgggaggggaaaaatttcaatgattgcaactaatggggccttttggtaatattttttattttttctattctaaataaaaaaaagcgtcgattgatacctcgatcacccaaatccgataactggctcaaaagataaataaatttgaaatttttcgtggacttctcaaaatgtaatgaaaagtcagtttgtttgtttgtctatttGTATCGAAGCGCCAAACAAGCTTAGATGTAGTGATGAtctatttcatttcaaaaatctagaaatgtttgctctatgactttttgaaaaaaaaacgctagtttagcgggaaaacgctaaatcccgcttaAATTgaagtttccaaaccatagaagctacagattgcctttaaacctttttttaaagtactcagggaacattttacaggttaaataaagtttattagcttccattttggcgatttctgacaaaacggctctaacgatttgaGTGTACGTACATGTAAACTTGTGTTGCCAGACCAGATAGTTAAAGTAGgatacatttaaaacaaaaatggctatatataaaaataaatcggCCAAGAAATTTTTcggaaattttatttgtaatttattttttaaattggaaatcaaaattgttaatagaaacatctttaaaaacaactttaaaaacatctttaataacattaaaagATTGGTTTCGATACTTTTTGTGCATCGaaacactgataaaaaaaatgttttaaaatcaagattttggtctcagaaccaacatttttggtctaaaaaatgcatcgagaacataaaattcttaaattgagAGAACACATcatgattttaagaacattttaaataagaccaagttcttattttaaatgttttaaatgttcttaaaattaaaatcaaaaataaaataaatataaattattttttatacatatattttttttatttttaaattttaatttatttacattttattctgttttagtaattttctgttttttttgaGCCACTCATGATGAGGGGACGACTCCTGACGTGTGCTTCAAATTTCATCGAGATCGGTAAATAAACAGAGAAGTTATATGAGAAAATATGAGATATTGAGGAGATGTAATCACCTGGATATCACAGACTATTAGAGCAAGAGCttccaaatttggtgacaatacttcTATGTTGTGAACGCATATCAAGTTTGCTTCAGAATTTTTCCACGCCCACAAATTCTCCtctaatcgaaaaaaaaatataatatttcattGCGATCGGATAGTAAACAACGAAGATATTAAGCAATTTAGTTATAAGGTGGGGGTTACAGCGAGTTCCCATGCTATGTTaatgctaaaatttttaagaatgaaatttttaatttatatacatattattgttttaaaattatatattaaattgaatattgttcgtcacaaaattggatatcagaagtttttaagcatggaaagactttcgtcactagactttaaccTCGtaaagagttttattttaagataataacataatgtaatttaagttatacatgttatatCAATGTTTTCTTAACAGACAATTATGTATGTTAGACATGTTATATGATTgtaatgtttatataatttaatgttaatatacatttttatgtaattttaatataatttaatgtttatatacatttaatctgttaattcaattgattaTTTAGTTACATTAATCTccaaatgttaaatttgcatatatgtatgtatttatgtatatctGATGGTTAgtgtatgttaaattttcttttattttaatacttttaagttacaattgtcaattaaattaagcctcTGTGCGAACTTGAGTTTTtgtagtatttatttttaataattagcGAGCTTTAAATTGTCGTGTGGTTTCCACTATAGCCCTTTCAcacgcgagcgaagcgagccggagGGCCCGcttgttttaataaagtttaaaattacttgTTATGGATAACACTACCCAAAAATGCCATTATTAATGATAGCTTATTTTTGGTGTAGAATTTTGTAAGGCCTTTTAACTGGCACTCGGGTATATAGCTGGGAAAGTCTGCTTCCACCAGATGACAGTCGCTAATGGAGTAGTTAAAATGCTGAAATTATAGAAATGGTGATCAACATAAGTATTATGAATTAGTGAGTTATGAAAGTACTATATTTGACTTACGTTTATTAAAGGACATGTAAGGTTAACATTTGAAACGTTCATGAATCTTGATGCTAATATATTAATCAAAGGATTCTTGTGTACAGTTGTCAGAAATTGACAAGCATCCATACGTATTTTATAGAGCCGCAATATCTGACTGTTAGGCCTAAGCATGTCAAGTTGCATGTCAATATCTAACTGATCAACATTACGTTGAAtcataaaattacaatttaaatagctACGATTGCGAAACTTTGTCACTTTATAGttaaaatcttcaaataataGCTTAGATGCTGACTTAAACTGAAACTTTTCAATAACAAATCGAAAGTTTCGTTCTTTAAGCTTTCCATTTGCTAATCCAGACGAGATACACAACCAGAACCAAAACCATAGCCAACCAGCCATAGCGACAAGTGAGCTTAAACTTTTTTCCGATCACATAATTagtctataattattttttactaccAAATAATAAGCTTCTAATGagaaactgataaaaaatgcaatgttCAGTGATCGTTTCAATTCAATAAGTACAATAAAAGGCATATTTTATGCTAATAGGATcccaatatatataattaaggTGTAGATTGAAAACgactataaatatttcaaaatggaTTACCAGagttaaaaatcttttttatgtaaattaatgagtttttcattttacggAACCTGATTGcgcctatggcagctatatgatatagtaatccgatttcgaccaaatttggtcaggatgtaaaatattgtaaaaaatcaacaatctGTAAGGTTAGTTGAAATATCTGCATG includes the following:
- the LOC117781297 gene encoding uncharacterized protein LOC117781297, with protein sequence MAGWLWFWFWLCISSGLANGKLKERNFRFVIEKFQFKSASKLLFEDFNYKVTKFRNRSYLNCNFMIQRNVDQLDIDMQLDMLRPNSQILRLYKIRMDACQFLTTVHKNPLINILASRFMNVSNVNLTCPLINHFNYSISDCHLVEADFPSYIPECQLKGLTKFYTKNKLSLIMAFLGSVIHNNTITIRYKIGIWMNRTFHAMYPKFFSDIHNECSDFVCFDDDSAIKLYTDHTGCKG